In Carassius carassius chromosome 38, fCarCar2.1, whole genome shotgun sequence, the genomic stretch TACTTCTCCAGTTATGTCACAGAGGACTTCACCACATACATTAACAGAAAGAGGAAGAACAACTGTCATGGGAATCACATTGAGATGCAGGccatggcagaaatgtacaacCGGCCGGTGGAGGTTTACCAGTATGGCATAGGTTAGTTAATATCTGTTAAATTCCTGGCATCTTATAGGCTGTCTGTGGTATATTTGAGAAAAGAAgaggaaatacattttaattttatttaaaaatccccAATTTCCAGAGCCAATAAATACGTTCCATGGCATCCAAGAGAATAAAGACGAGCCGATACGTGTCAGTTACCATAAAAACATCCATTACAACTCTGTGGTGAATCCCTTCAAGGCCAGTATTGGGGTAGGGCTGGGCCTCCCCTCCTTCAAACCGGGGGTAGGTGTTGTGAATAAGATTCATATGTGTTTACCCTTATAATATTTCACTCAGTAATTTTGCTgagaatgtactcaccctcaggccatccaagatgggGATGGGTTGTCTTCATaagtttagcattacatcacttgcttaccaatggatcctctgctgtgaatgggtgccatcagagcgAGAGTTCAACAGCTAATAAACAACTCACAAGGCATTAATTGATGGATtgcagttgtgtggattactgtaatctttttatcagctgtttgaactctcattctgactgcacccattcactgaaaagGATCTACTGGTGAGCATAATGTAATCACCAGTCCCCAgatgataaagaaacaaacctaTAAACATCTTTTATGGCCTGATGgcgagtacatttttattttttggatgaactgttactttaatatttgttattttgttggAGTTTAGCATGCTGACCAGAGTCTCATGAAAAACGCTATTAAGACGTCTGAGGAGTCTTGGATTGAGCAGCAGATGCTGGAGGACAAGAAGAGAGCATCTGATTGGGAGGCCACCAATGAGGCCATCGAGGAGCAGGTGGCTCGTGAGTCCTACTTGCAGTGGCTTCAGGACCAAGAGAAGCAAGCAAGACAGGTATGAAACCATCCCACCCGTGCTAATCAAACAAAAAAGTTTAAACAACTCTGAAACATTTGCCTCTCTGCTTTTCCATTCAGCCTCGTAAAGCTAGTGCCACCTGCAGTTCTGCCACAGCTGCTACATCCAGTGGCTTTGAGGACTGGGGATGCCGGTCTCCCCGCCAGCGCAGCTCTGCACCCTCTCCAGAGCATCCAGGCCCGGCTCACCCTGAACCCCCTGTCAAACCCCCCTCCCCAGCTGGAGCTTCTCTGGTTTTTCCTAAACCCCCGTCACCATGTGCCCCAGGTatctatgtatatgtatgttttctATGTTTACACTAATATGCATTTCTTGCTTAATGACTGGTTCTTCCTGGACTTCTTTTCAAGGTCCAAGTCATCAGTCTTCTGCCAACTCTTCCCTCGTGTCTCTCTACCCAACTTTGGGCTACAGGACTCTAATGCAGGATATGTCACCTACTGCCTTCGGTAAAGCATCATATGCTTCTGTATAAATGTTTGTTGATTTACAATACATGTCTTTAAACAAACTTAGTTAATTAGGTGGTTGATTTGTTTTTAGGTTTAACAGATTGGGAAGATGATGACGTTCTGGCCTCAGTTCTGGCTGCTTCACAACAAGAATACCTCGACAGCTTGAAGAAAAATGCAATGCACAGAGAATCTTCTCCAGACTGCAGTTGATATAATGGACAGCACAACTGGCAGCACAAACCACAGAACAGCTGCATTTCTACATTTCAACACATTGCAATGTTTCTTCCTCTCCACTCTTTATAAATACCACTGTATTttgatcttttttctttttcatttttttggctaACCCATTTTCCTTAATTTCATTAAGCGTCATGGACCTAGTTAGGTgcgtttaaataaatacacattgtaaaattaatataaaaaatatcaactCAACTGTTTATTATTATCAGGTGTTTTCATTATTTCAGCAAAACAAATTATACTTATTATTAGTATAAGAATTTTgaaaatattgtgatttttcttcTCATTTTTCCAATATTGAACAATGCAGCACAGCAAGCTGCAGGTTTTTGGTTATTTAAAGATGAACAATAAACAATTCAAATTCATGCTTTGATGTTTGCATACCGTACAGAAGTATTTAGTGAAACTTGAGGTTCCTCTAGTTTCTGAAAATCTAATTTCATAACATatgaaacatacacacacacacaattgatatatatatcaattgctaagtacaaattgtatatattgtgcatattatatatgtaattgtataagtttatatattgtgtatatagatatatatttatgtgtattaaCATGGAAATATACAGAATAacaaatagatagatatacacgtgcgtgcacacacacacacacacacacacacatatatatatatatatagtcaagttTGAGATcagtgagacttttttttttttttttaaagaagtcttttatgcttatcaagactgcatttattt encodes the following:
- the LOC132119516 gene encoding OTU domain-containing protein 5-A-like, which encodes MTILPKKKPASTAGGGDHTDEADRRGGSESHPHPLAGRSGSRPRASPPPWTYQATPHTSREERRIEASARPQQASPQPGPAGAPVVQCEGNANSVVVASRVEVPCGAGVVGSCCSGPGLSKRRRQAVCSIGLTGGGGRVGGGGGGGGSSPVSESEDGAGGNNSEDEYENAASLQVVDPATVEQQEEWFEKALREKKGFEIKKMNEDGACLFRAVADQVYGDQDMHDVVRKQCMDYLTKNADYFSSYVTEDFTTYINRKRKNNCHGNHIEMQAMAEMYNRPVEVYQYGIEPINTFHGIQENKDEPIRVSYHKNIHYNSVVNPFKASIGVGLGLPSFKPGHADQSLMKNAIKTSEESWIEQQMLEDKKRASDWEATNEAIEEQVARESYLQWLQDQEKQARQPRKASATCSSATAATSSGFEDWGCRSPRQRSSAPSPEHPGPAHPEPPVKPPSPAGASLVFPKPPSPCAPGPSHQSSANSSLVSLYPTLGYRTLMQDMSPTAFGLTDWEDDDVLASVLAASQQEYLDSLKKNAMHRESSPDCS